The proteins below are encoded in one region of Ereboglobus luteus:
- a CDS encoding DUF6530 family protein gives MEPLKIPTTLKHKPVVVAEDYANVDGRYAYDTDTQGLSLGLAQWNDRGKVDISAKVWRHTGEKWSRQSEELPLHRVLDLAIFVCRAKQHFKDAYRFPKLYDEQNPVIDRVGLQGDAMTLKICTDNENLEEDIHLFHQALSNDDELLGERLKALAGILREMGY, from the coding sequence ATGGAACCACTAAAAATACCAACCACCCTCAAGCACAAACCTGTCGTCGTTGCCGAGGATTATGCAAATGTCGACGGTCGTTATGCTTATGATACGGACACACAAGGACTATCGCTTGGCCTCGCCCAATGGAATGACCGTGGCAAAGTCGATATCTCTGCGAAGGTTTGGCGGCACACCGGCGAAAAGTGGTCGCGCCAGTCCGAGGAGCTTCCCCTTCATCGGGTGCTTGATCTCGCGATTTTTGTGTGTCGCGCAAAGCAACATTTTAAGGACGCCTACCGTTTTCCGAAACTTTACGACGAGCAAAATCCCGTCATCGACCGCGTGGGGCTTCAAGGCGACGCCATGACGCTGAAAATCTGCACCGACAACGAAAACCTCGAAGAAGACATTCACCTGTTCCACCAGGCGCTGAGCAATGACGACGAACTTCTGGGCGAACGCCTAAAGGCGCTGGCGGGCATCCTGCGCGAAATGGGCTACTGA
- a CDS encoding secondary thiamine-phosphate synthase enzyme YjbQ, with protein MKSHRKELWFEVPQRRGLVNITSQVEAALKESGIREGLCLVNAMHITASVFINDDESGLHADYERWLEKLAPENPHSQYAHNGAEDNADAHLKRTIMGREVVVAVTNGRLDFGPWEQIFYYELDGLRRKRALIKIIGE; from the coding sequence ATGAAATCCCATCGCAAGGAACTCTGGTTTGAAGTCCCTCAACGCCGCGGGCTCGTCAACATCACGTCGCAAGTCGAGGCGGCCCTTAAGGAAAGCGGCATTCGCGAGGGCTTGTGCCTTGTGAACGCCATGCATATCACCGCGAGCGTTTTCATCAACGATGACGAATCTGGTTTGCACGCCGACTACGAACGATGGCTCGAAAAACTCGCGCCGGAAAACCCCCACTCGCAATACGCCCACAATGGCGCCGAGGACAATGCCGACGCGCACCTCAAGCGCACAATCATGGGCCGCGAAGTCGTCGTCGCCGTGACCAATGGGCGCCTCGATTTCGGCCCGTGGGAACAGATTTTCTACTACGAGCTCGACGGCCTGCGCCGCAAACGCGCGTTGATAAAAATCATCGGCGAGTGA
- the rpsT gene encoding 30S ribosomal protein S20 codes for MANTKSAIKAARKTVRFTARNKVVKTRLKTLHKKFEAAAKSGDAAAAKSAASAYASAMDKATKSGVVHKNAAARAKSHAAKYAQAK; via the coding sequence ATGGCCAACACTAAATCCGCCATCAAGGCAGCCCGCAAAACCGTGCGTTTCACCGCGCGCAACAAAGTCGTCAAGACCCGTCTGAAGACTCTCCACAAGAAATTCGAAGCCGCCGCCAAGTCAGGCGACGCAGCCGCCGCCAAGTCCGCCGCCAGCGCCTACGCGTCCGCGATGGACAAGGCCACCAAGTCCGGCGTCGTTCACAAGAACGCCGCGGCTCGCGCCAAGTCCCACGCCGCAAAATACGCGCAGGCCAAATAA
- a CDS encoding MTAP family purine nucleoside phosphorylase, with amino-acid sequence MKVAFVSGTSIVNSDLFSEWEARSATTKYGTVGYKARGEHVILNRHGTGVPKPPHAINYRANIRALADLGFTDVVSLNSVGSLRLNLTPGTIVSCGDYVCLQDGPRTFFDDELRGGSAGIDNNLIPMLVEKLAPEFEIQTGKVYVQMRGPRFETKAEIQILKNWGDVVGMTAAHEADLCSEIGLRYNSLAIIDNYANGLAGEEIDFIKFKDLVRDNQIKVNRLFARLLEVFA; translated from the coding sequence ATGAAAGTCGCATTTGTCAGCGGAACCAGCATTGTGAACTCCGATCTTTTCTCGGAATGGGAGGCGCGTTCGGCCACGACAAAATACGGCACGGTTGGTTACAAGGCGCGCGGCGAACATGTGATTTTGAATCGTCACGGCACCGGTGTTCCAAAGCCGCCGCATGCGATCAACTACCGCGCAAACATTCGCGCGCTGGCCGATCTCGGTTTCACGGATGTGGTGTCGTTGAACTCGGTCGGCTCGCTGCGGCTGAACCTGACTCCGGGCACGATTGTCTCGTGCGGCGACTATGTTTGTTTGCAGGACGGGCCGCGGACATTTTTCGACGACGAGTTGAGGGGCGGCTCGGCGGGCATCGACAACAACCTGATTCCGATGCTCGTGGAAAAACTCGCGCCCGAGTTCGAGATTCAGACGGGAAAGGTTTATGTGCAGATGCGCGGGCCGCGTTTCGAGACGAAGGCGGAAATCCAGATTCTCAAAAACTGGGGCGACGTGGTCGGCATGACGGCGGCGCACGAGGCGGATCTGTGCAGCGAGATCGGGCTGCGTTACAACTCGCTCGCGATCATCGACAATTACGCCAACGGGCTGGCGGGCGAGGAAATCGATTTCATTAAATTCAAGGACCTAGTGCGCGACAATCAGATCAAGGTAAACCGTCTCTTCGCGCGGCTTCTGGAGGTCTTTGCCTGA
- a CDS encoding CHASE2 domain-containing protein: MRNSPYKWLILLAVTLIWCGINYFGLLDFIEEETIDWRFQYRGELPGQGKIFYLDVDAKSIADIGNLAWDRAYYVDVCEAALKEGGAKAVGIDYVFSDRGMPEIADRDRFQKGTLRMAGLLFSEPPPPVVLAAGYASSHDRDINGLPIVREMPRVLDSTSKTQPPELPQIRVRNRIYTPPYVGLIDTIDGAMNRVPLFAPDENRTWYHMSVELARLAWKLPQKGVRVHANRLEFVRDDNVVLASVPLIDGQDVEVNWSTRWDSPQNARASFSDALVAAGMLKSEKPEEREAAHKLFERMRDSIVLIGPVDPLLQDRAPTRLDALPVPRVGLIGTLIRQFQSGAYVRRVPGWAQWMLIIGLTAGVCGLQLANLRGRWGVVAKIGAAALVVAYVWCVFLVFLKYNLILPLVIPLFSAFTTSFALTALLLVVAERMRSRITSFFGTYVSPALVQRMIESGDEPQLGGVEVPITAYFSDIQNFTMVAESLSPTRLVEFMNDYLSSATDVITDQEGALDKYMGDAVVAMFGAPVANVDHALRACVATQLVHAKNIEIRERWPEIVKKMPVRSQIGLSTGKATVGNIGSRTRFDYTMMGDTVNIAARLENAARVYGVQTLVSGETRKGAEKYGNQCVFRNLGKIVVKGRQQPVDIHEIMGLRDRMPAAALECKRVFEEGLEKFFSRDWTGAAELFAQSAKLEWYPVIVPGQRTPSEVFLDRCEALKKNPPSEDWTGVYVMETK, from the coding sequence ATGCGGAACTCGCCATACAAATGGTTGATCTTGCTCGCGGTCACACTGATTTGGTGTGGAATAAATTATTTTGGCCTGCTCGACTTCATCGAGGAGGAGACGATTGACTGGCGGTTTCAATATCGCGGCGAGCTGCCGGGGCAGGGGAAGATTTTCTATCTGGATGTTGACGCAAAATCTATCGCCGACATCGGCAACCTGGCGTGGGATCGCGCGTATTACGTGGATGTGTGCGAAGCGGCGTTGAAGGAGGGCGGGGCAAAGGCGGTTGGCATCGACTATGTGTTTTCGGACCGCGGCATGCCGGAGATCGCGGATCGCGATCGTTTTCAAAAGGGCACGTTGCGCATGGCGGGCCTGCTGTTTTCGGAGCCGCCGCCGCCCGTCGTGCTCGCGGCGGGTTACGCGTCGTCGCATGATCGCGATATCAACGGCCTGCCGATCGTGCGCGAGATGCCGCGCGTGCTTGATTCCACGTCAAAGACACAACCTCCGGAGCTTCCCCAAATCCGCGTGCGCAACCGCATCTACACCCCGCCTTATGTGGGGTTGATCGACACGATTGACGGCGCGATGAACCGGGTGCCGCTTTTCGCGCCCGACGAAAACAGGACGTGGTATCACATGAGCGTGGAGCTTGCGCGCCTGGCGTGGAAGCTGCCGCAGAAGGGCGTGCGCGTGCATGCGAACCGGCTGGAGTTTGTGCGCGACGACAACGTGGTGCTGGCTTCGGTGCCTTTGATCGACGGGCAGGATGTGGAGGTGAACTGGTCCACGCGCTGGGATTCGCCGCAGAACGCGCGCGCGAGTTTTTCCGACGCGCTTGTGGCCGCGGGCATGTTGAAATCGGAGAAACCCGAGGAGCGCGAGGCGGCGCATAAACTTTTCGAGCGGATGCGCGACTCGATCGTGCTGATCGGCCCGGTCGATCCGTTGCTGCAGGACCGCGCGCCGACGCGCCTCGACGCGCTGCCGGTGCCGCGCGTGGGCTTGATAGGCACCCTCATCCGCCAGTTTCAATCGGGCGCTTACGTGCGCCGCGTTCCGGGGTGGGCGCAGTGGATGCTGATCATCGGGCTGACCGCGGGCGTGTGCGGGCTGCAACTCGCGAACCTTCGCGGGCGCTGGGGCGTGGTTGCGAAAATCGGGGCGGCGGCGCTCGTGGTGGCGTATGTGTGGTGCGTGTTTTTGGTGTTCCTCAAATACAACCTGATCCTGCCGCTCGTGATCCCGCTGTTCTCGGCGTTCACGACGAGTTTTGCGCTGACGGCGCTGCTGCTGGTGGTCGCGGAACGGATGCGCAGCAGGATCACGAGTTTCTTCGGCACGTATGTGTCTCCCGCGCTTGTGCAACGCATGATCGAGTCGGGCGACGAGCCGCAACTCGGCGGTGTCGAGGTGCCGATCACGGCATATTTCAGCGACATTCAGAACTTCACAATGGTGGCCGAGTCGCTTTCGCCGACACGGCTCGTCGAGTTCATGAACGACTATCTTTCCTCGGCGACGGATGTGATCACCGATCAGGAGGGCGCGCTCGACAAATACATGGGCGACGCCGTGGTGGCGATGTTCGGCGCGCCGGTGGCGAACGTGGACCATGCCCTGCGCGCGTGCGTGGCGACGCAGCTCGTGCATGCGAAAAACATCGAGATTCGCGAACGCTGGCCCGAGATCGTCAAAAAAATGCCCGTGCGCAGCCAGATCGGCCTGAGCACCGGAAAGGCGACCGTGGGCAATATCGGATCGCGCACGCGCTTCGACTACACGATGATGGGCGACACGGTGAACATCGCCGCGCGCCTCGAAAACGCGGCCCGTGTTTACGGCGTGCAGACCTTGGTTTCGGGCGAGACGCGCAAGGGCGCGGAAAAATACGGAAACCAGTGCGTGTTTCGCAATCTGGGAAAAATCGTCGTGAAGGGCCGCCAGCAGCCCGTCGACATTCATGAAATCATGGGGCTGCGCGACCGCATGCCGGCAGCGGCGCTGGAGTGCAAACGAGTGTTCGAGGAGGGGCTGGAA